The following proteins are co-located in the Escherichia fergusonii ATCC 35469 genome:
- the nfi gene encoding deoxyribonuclease V (cleaves DNA at apurinic or apyrimidinic sites) yields MDLASLRAQQIELASSVIREDRLDKDPPDLIAGADVGFEQGGEVTRAAMVLLKYPSLELVEYKVARIATTMPYIPGFLSFREYPALLAAWEMLSQKPDLVFVDGHGISHPRRLGVASHFGLLVDVPTIGVAKKRLCGKFEPLSSEPGALAPLMDKGEQLAWVWRSKARCNPLFIATGHRVSVDSALAWVQRCMKGYRLPEPTRWADAVASERPAFVRYTANQP; encoded by the coding sequence ATGGATCTCGCGTCATTACGCGCTCAACAAATCGAACTGGCTTCTTCTGTGATCCGTGAGGATCGACTCGATAAAGATCCGCCGGATCTGATCGCCGGAGCCGATGTCGGGTTTGAGCAGGGCGGAGAAGTGACGCGAGCGGCGATGGTGCTGCTGAAATACCCCTCTCTTGAGCTGGTGGAGTATAAAGTGGCACGCATCGCCACCACCATGCCTTACATTCCAGGTTTTCTTTCCTTCCGCGAATATCCTGCGCTGCTGGCAGCGTGGGAGATGCTGTCGCAAAAGCCGGATTTAGTGTTTGTCGATGGTCATGGGATCTCGCATCCTCGCCGTCTTGGCGTCGCCAGCCACTTTGGTTTGCTGGTGGATGTGCCGACCATTGGCGTAGCGAAAAAACGGCTCTGCGGTAAATTCGAACCGCTCTCCAGCGAACCGGGCGCGCTGGCCCCACTGATGGATAAAGGCGAGCAGCTGGCATGGGTCTGGCGCAGCAAAGCGCGCTGTAACCCGTTGTTTATCGCTACCGGTCATCGGGTCAGCGTGGACAGCGCGCTGGCGTGGGTACAACGCTGCATGAAAGGCTATCGTCTGCCGGAGCCAACGCGCTGGGCAGACGCGGTGGCCTCGGAACGTCCGGCGTTCGTGCGCTATACAGCAAATCAGCCCTAA
- the purD gene encoding phosphoribosylamine--glycine ligase, whose translation MKVLVIGNGGREHALAWKAAQSPLVETVFVAPGNAGTALEPALQNVAIGVTDIPALLDFAQNEKIDLTIVGPEAPLVKGVVDTFRAAGLKIFGPTAGAAQLEGSKAFTKDFLARHKIPTAEYQNFTEVEPALAYLREKGAPIVIKADGLAAGKGVIVAMTLEEAEAAVHDMLAGNAFGDAGHRIVIEEFLDGEEASFIVMVDGEHVLPMATSQDHKRVGDKDTGPNTGGMGAYSPAPVVTDEVHLRTMERIIWPTVKGMAAEGNTYTGFLYAGLMIDKQGNPKVIEFNCRFGDPETQPIMLRMKSDLVELCLAACEGKLDEKTSEWDERASLGVVMAAGGYPGDYHTGDVIHGLPLAEVEGGKVFHAGTKLADDEQVVTSGGRVLCVTALGHTVAEAQKRAYALMTDIHWDDCFCRKDIGWRAIEREQN comes from the coding sequence ATGAAAGTATTAGTGATTGGTAATGGCGGGCGCGAGCACGCGCTGGCCTGGAAAGCGGCCCAGTCGCCGCTGGTTGAGACTGTTTTTGTTGCTCCGGGTAACGCAGGCACTGCGCTGGAACCTGCGCTGCAAAACGTCGCTATTGGCGTGACCGACATCCCGGCACTGCTGGATTTCGCGCAAAATGAAAAGATCGACCTGACCATCGTCGGCCCGGAAGCGCCGCTGGTGAAAGGCGTGGTCGATACCTTCCGCGCCGCCGGGCTAAAAATCTTCGGCCCAACCGCAGGCGCCGCGCAACTGGAAGGCTCGAAAGCGTTTACCAAAGATTTCCTGGCCCGCCATAAGATCCCTACGGCGGAATACCAGAACTTCACCGAGGTAGAACCTGCACTGGCGTATCTGCGTGAGAAAGGCGCGCCAATCGTCATTAAAGCGGACGGTCTGGCTGCCGGGAAAGGCGTTATCGTAGCGATGACGCTGGAAGAAGCCGAAGCGGCCGTTCACGACATGCTGGCAGGCAACGCTTTTGGCGACGCGGGTCATCGTATTGTTATCGAAGAGTTCCTCGACGGCGAAGAAGCGAGCTTTATCGTGATGGTGGACGGTGAGCATGTGCTGCCAATGGCCACCAGCCAGGATCACAAACGCGTAGGCGATAAAGATACCGGGCCGAACACGGGCGGTATGGGCGCTTACTCCCCTGCGCCAGTGGTGACCGATGAAGTTCATCTGCGCACGATGGAACGTATCATCTGGCCAACCGTGAAAGGTATGGCGGCGGAAGGCAACACCTACACCGGTTTTCTCTATGCGGGCCTGATGATCGACAAACAGGGTAATCCGAAGGTTATCGAATTTAACTGCCGCTTTGGCGATCCTGAAACTCAGCCGATTATGCTGCGCATGAAGTCCGATCTGGTTGAACTCTGCCTGGCAGCCTGTGAAGGCAAGCTGGACGAGAAAACCTCCGAGTGGGATGAACGCGCTTCTCTTGGCGTGGTGATGGCTGCGGGTGGGTATCCGGGTGATTACCACACCGGCGATGTGATTCACGGCCTGCCGCTGGCAGAAGTGGAAGGCGGTAAGGTGTTCCACGCGGGCACAAAACTGGCGGATGACGAGCAGGTGGTAACCAGCGGCGGGCGCGTACTGTGCGTCACCGCGCTGGGTCATACCGTGGCAGAAGCGCAGAAACGCGCTTATGCCTTAATGACCGATATCCATTGGGACGATTGCTTCTGCCGGAAGGATATCGGCTGGCGCGCCATCGAACGCGAGCAGAACTAA
- the hdfR gene encoding HTH-type transcriptional regulator HdfR: protein MDTELLKTFLEVSRTRHFGRAAESLYLTQSAVSFRIRQLENQLGVNLFTRHRNNIRLTAAGEKLLPYAETLMSTWQAARKEVAHTSRHNEFSIGASASLWECMLNQWLGRLYQNQDTHTGLQFEARIAQRQSLVKQLHERQLDLLITTEAPKMDEFSSQLLGYFTLALYTSAPSKLKGDLNYLRLEWGPDFQQHEAGLIGTDEVPILTTSSAELAQQQIAMLNGCTWLPVSWARKKGGLHTVVDSTTLSRPLYAIWLQNSDKHALIRDLLKINVLDEVY from the coding sequence GTGGATACGGAATTGTTAAAAACTTTCCTGGAAGTTAGCCGAACGCGTCACTTTGGTCGAGCGGCTGAATCGCTCTATCTGACCCAGTCAGCAGTGAGCTTTCGAATCAGACAACTGGAAAATCAACTGGGTGTGAACCTTTTCACCCGCCACAGAAACAATATCCGTTTAACCGCTGCCGGTGAAAAGCTACTGCCCTATGCAGAAACGCTCATGAGTACCTGGCAGGCCGCCCGTAAGGAGGTGGCGCATACCTCACGACATAATGAGTTTTCTATCGGTGCCAGCGCCTCGTTGTGGGAATGTATGCTTAATCAGTGGTTGGGACGCTTGTATCAAAACCAGGATACCCATACAGGTTTACAGTTCGAAGCGCGAATTGCCCAACGGCAGTCTCTGGTAAAACAGCTGCATGAACGCCAGCTTGATCTTCTTATTACTACTGAAGCACCCAAAATGGACGAATTTAGCAGTCAGTTGCTGGGGTATTTCACTTTAGCGCTTTATACCAGTGCACCTTCTAAACTAAAGGGAGATCTAAATTATCTGCGATTAGAGTGGGGGCCAGATTTTCAACAGCATGAGGCAGGTTTGATCGGTACTGACGAAGTTCCCATTCTGACAACGAGTTCAGCTGAACTGGCACAGCAACAGATTGCGATGCTTAATGGTTGCACCTGGCTACCAGTCAGCTGGGCGCGTAAAAAAGGCGGCCTGCATACCGTTGTCGATAGCACAACACTTTCACGCCCGCTCTATGCCATATGGCTGCAAAATAGCGATAAACATGCGCTGATTCGCGATCTATTGAAAATTAACGTGCTGGATGAAGTGTATTAA
- the purH gene encoding bifunctional phosphoribosylaminoimidazolecarboxamide formyltransferase/IMP cyclohydrolase: MQQRRPVRRALLSVSDKAGIVEFAQALSARGVELLSTGGTARLLAEKGLPVTEVSDYTGFPEMMDGRVKTLHPKVHGGILGRRGQDDAIMEEHQIQPIDMVVVNLYPFAQTVAREGCSLEDAVENIDIGGPTMVRSAAKNHKDVAIVVKSSDYDAIIKEMDANEGSLTLATRFDLAIKAFEHTAAYDSMIANYFGSMVPAYHGESKEAAGRFPRTLNLNFIKKQDMRYGENSHQQAAFYIEENVKEASVATATQVQGKALSYNNIADTDAALECVKEFAEPACVIVKHANPCGVAIGNSILDAYDRAYKTDPTSAFGGIIAFNRELDAETAQAIISRQFVEVIIAPSASEEALQITAAKQNVRVLTCGQWAERVPGLDFKRVNGGLLVQDRDLGMVGAEELRVVTKRQPTEQELRDALFCWKVAKFVKSNAIVYAKNNMTIGIGAGQMSRVYSAKIAGIKAADEGLEVKGSSMASDAFFPFRDGIDAAAAAGVTCVIQPGGSIRDDEVIAAADEHGIAMLFTDMRHFRH, translated from the coding sequence ATGCAACAACGTCGTCCAGTCCGCCGCGCTCTGCTCAGTGTTTCTGACAAAGCCGGTATCGTCGAATTCGCCCAGGCACTTTCCGCACGCGGTGTGGAGCTGCTGTCTACAGGGGGTACTGCCCGTCTGTTAGCAGAAAAAGGTCTGCCGGTAACCGAAGTTTCCGATTACACCGGTTTCCCGGAGATGATGGATGGACGCGTGAAGACCCTGCATCCGAAAGTGCATGGTGGCATTCTGGGCCGTCGCGGCCAGGACGATGCCATTATGGAAGAACATCAGATCCAGCCTATCGATATGGTGGTTGTTAACCTGTATCCGTTCGCCCAGACCGTTGCCCGTGAAGGCTGCTCGCTGGAAGATGCGGTTGAGAACATCGATATCGGCGGCCCAACGATGGTGCGCTCCGCTGCCAAGAACCATAAAGATGTCGCTATCGTGGTGAAGAGCAGCGACTACGACGCCATTATTAAAGAGATGGATGCCAACGAAGGATCGCTGACGCTTGCAACCCGTTTCGATCTCGCTATCAAAGCCTTCGAACACACCGCCGCCTACGACAGCATGATTGCCAACTACTTCGGCAGCATGGTTCCGGCTTACCACGGTGAAAGCAAAGAAGCCGCCGGTCGCTTCCCGCGCACGCTGAACCTGAACTTCATTAAGAAGCAGGATATGCGCTACGGCGAGAACAGCCACCAGCAGGCTGCCTTCTATATAGAAGAGAATGTGAAAGAAGCCTCCGTTGCCACCGCAACCCAGGTTCAGGGTAAAGCCCTCTCTTATAACAACATCGCCGATACCGATGCGGCGCTGGAGTGCGTGAAAGAGTTCGCCGAGCCAGCATGTGTGATTGTGAAGCACGCCAACCCATGCGGCGTGGCTATCGGCAATTCCATTCTTGATGCTTACGATCGCGCGTATAAAACCGATCCTACCTCGGCGTTCGGCGGCATTATCGCCTTTAACCGCGAGCTGGATGCTGAAACCGCACAGGCCATCATTTCTCGTCAGTTTGTCGAAGTGATTATTGCGCCGTCCGCCAGCGAAGAAGCGTTGCAAATCACCGCTGCTAAACAGAACGTACGTGTCCTGACATGTGGTCAGTGGGCCGAGCGTGTTCCAGGCCTTGATTTCAAACGCGTGAACGGCGGTCTGCTGGTTCAGGATCGTGACCTGGGGATGGTTGGTGCAGAAGAACTGCGCGTCGTCACCAAACGTCAGCCGACCGAACAGGAGCTGCGTGATGCGCTATTCTGCTGGAAGGTGGCGAAGTTCGTGAAATCTAACGCCATTGTCTACGCCAAAAACAATATGACCATCGGTATTGGCGCAGGCCAGATGAGCCGCGTGTACTCCGCGAAAATCGCCGGTATTAAAGCTGCCGATGAAGGCCTGGAAGTGAAAGGTTCGTCAATGGCTTCTGACGCATTCTTCCCGTTCCGCGACGGTATTGATGCCGCGGCCGCTGCGGGCGTGACCTGCGTAATCCAGCCTGGCGGTTCTATCCGTGATGACGAAGTGATTGCCGCCGCCGACGAGCACGGTATTGCGATGCTCTTCACCGACATGCGCCACTTCCGCCATTAA
- the hupA gene encoding nucleoid-associated protein HU-alpha, with the protein MNKTQLIDVIAEKAELSKTQAKAALESTLAAITESLKEGDAVQLVGFGTFKVNHRAERTGRNPQTGKEIKIAAANVPAFVSGKALKDAVK; encoded by the coding sequence ATGAACAAGACTCAACTGATTGATGTAATTGCAGAGAAAGCAGAACTGTCCAAAACCCAGGCTAAAGCTGCTCTGGAGTCCACTCTGGCTGCAATTACTGAGTCTCTGAAAGAAGGCGATGCTGTACAACTGGTTGGTTTCGGTACCTTCAAAGTGAACCACCGCGCTGAGCGTACTGGCCGCAACCCGCAGACCGGTAAAGAAATCAAAATTGCCGCAGCTAACGTGCCGGCATTTGTTTCTGGCAAGGCACTGAAAGACGCAGTTAAGTAA
- the maoP gene encoding macrodomain Ori organization protein MaoP encodes MAESFTTTNRYFDNKHYPRGFSRHGDFTIKEAQLLERHGYAFNELDLGKREPVTEEEKLFVAVCRGEREPVTEAERVWSKYMTRIKRPKRFHTLSGGKPQVEGAEDYTDSDD; translated from the coding sequence ATGGCGGAAAGCTTTACGACGACTAATCGATATTTCGACAATAAACATTATCCACGTGGATTCTCTCGTCATGGTGATTTCACCATCAAAGAGGCACAACTGCTTGAACGTCATGGTTATGCCTTCAATGAGCTGGATCTCGGCAAACGCGAGCCGGTTACCGAGGAAGAGAAACTCTTCGTAGCAGTATGCCGTGGCGAACGTGAGCCAGTGACAGAAGCAGAACGCGTGTGGTCCAAGTATATGACGCGTATCAAGCGTCCAAAACGTTTTCACACCCTTTCCGGTGGTAAACCGCAGGTTGAAGGTGCTGAAGACTACACCGATTCCGACGATTAA
- the zraP gene encoding zinc resistance sensor/chaperone ZraP, which translates to MKRNTKIALVMMALSAMAMGSTSAFAHGGHGMWQQNAAPLTSEQQTAWQKIHNDFYAQSSALHQQLVTKRYEYNALLAANPPDSSKINAVAKEMENLRQSLDELRVKRDIAMAEAGIPRGTGMGMGYGGCGGGGHMGMGHW; encoded by the coding sequence ATGAAACGGAACACGAAAATTGCCCTGGTAATGATGGCGCTTTCAGCAATGGCGATGGGATCGACATCTGCATTTGCTCACGGCGGACATGGTATGTGGCAGCAAAATGCCGCGCCTTTGACCAGCGAACAACAGACAGCGTGGCAGAAAATCCATAATGACTTTTACGCTCAAAGCAGCGCACTACACCAGCAACTGGTGACGAAGCGTTATGAATACAATGCCCTGTTAGCCGCTAACCCACCGGATAGCAGCAAAATTAACGCGGTCGCCAAAGAGATGGAGAATTTGCGTCAGTCGTTAGATGAGTTACGGGTGAAACGAGATATTGCGATGGCTGAAGCGGGTATTCCGCGCGGTACCGGAATGGGCATGGGTTACGGCGGCTGCGGTGGTGGCGGTCATATGGGGATGGGCCACTGGTAA
- a CDS encoding YjaG family protein: MLQNPIHLRLERLESWQHVTFMACLCERMYPNYAMFCQQTGFGDGQIYRRILDLIWETLTVKDAKVNFDSQLEKFEEAIPSADDFDLYGVYPAIDACVALSELIHSRLSGETLEHAVEVSKTSITTVAMLEMTQAGREMSDEELKENPAVEQEWDIQWEIFRLLAECEERDIELIKGLRADLREAGESNIGIIFQQ, encoded by the coding sequence ATGTTACAAAACCCAATTCATCTGCGTCTGGAGCGCCTGGAAAGCTGGCAGCACGTCACTTTCATGGCTTGCTTATGCGAACGCATGTACCCCAATTACGCCATGTTCTGCCAGCAAACCGGTTTTGGTGATGGGCAAATTTACCGCCGCATTCTCGATCTCATCTGGGAAACACTGACCGTCAAAGACGCAAAAGTGAATTTCGATAGCCAACTGGAGAAATTTGAAGAAGCGATTCCTTCAGCGGACGATTTCGATCTGTACGGCGTTTATCCGGCAATCGATGCCTGCGTGGCGTTAAGTGAACTGATCCATTCGCGTTTAAGTGGCGAAACGCTCGAACACGCGGTAGAAGTGAGTAAGACCTCCATCACGACCGTGGCGATGCTGGAAATGACTCAGGCTGGCCGTGAAATGAGCGATGAAGAGCTCAAAGAAAACCCAGCTGTAGAGCAAGAGTGGGACATTCAGTGGGAAATATTCCGACTTTTAGCTGAGTGCGAAGAACGCGATATCGAGCTGATAAAAGGCCTTAGGGCAGACCTGCGTGAGGCGGGCGAGAGCAATATTGGTATAATTTTTCAGCAATAA
- the zraS gene encoding two-component system sensor histidine kinase ZraS — MRFMQRSKDALAKWLSAILPVVIVGLVGLFAVTVIRDYGRETAAARQTLLEKGSVLIRALESGSRVGMGMRMHHAQQQALLEEMAGQPGVCWFAVTDEQGTIVMHSNSGMVGKQLYSPQEMQRLHPGDEEAWRRIDSADGEPVLEIYRQFQPMFAAGMHQMRHMQQYAATPQAIFIAFDASNIVSAEEREQRNTLIILFALATVLLASVLSFFWYRRYLRSRQLLQDEMKRKEKLVALGHLAAGVAHEIRNPLSSIKGLAKYFAERAPAGGEAHQLAQVMAKEADRLNRVVSELLELVKPTHLALKAVDLNTLINHSLQLVSQDANSREIQLRFTANDALPEIQADPDRLTQVLLNLYLNAIQAIGQHGVISVTASESSAGVKISVTDSGKGIAADQLEAIFTPYFTTKAEGTGLGLAVVHNIVEQHGGTIQVVSQEGKGATFTLWLPVNITRKDPQG, encoded by the coding sequence ATGCGTTTTATGCAGCGATCAAAAGATGCCTTAGCAAAATGGTTAAGCGCGATCCTTCCCGTAGTCATTGTTGGACTGGTGGGGTTGTTTGCGGTGACCGTGATTCGCGATTATGGGCGCGAGACTGCCGCCGCCAGACAAACTCTGCTGGAAAAAGGCAGTGTACTTATCCGCGCTCTCGAATCCGGCTCGCGCGTCGGTATGGGGATGCGCATGCATCATGCGCAGCAGCAGGCTTTACTGGAAGAAATGGCCGGGCAGCCTGGTGTATGTTGGTTTGCGGTCACGGATGAACAAGGAACAATCGTGATGCATAGCAACTCCGGCATGGTGGGAAAACAGCTTTATTCCCCGCAGGAAATGCAGCGTTTACATCCGGGAGATGAAGAAGCGTGGCGGCGGATCGATAGTGCAGACGGCGAGCCTGTTCTGGAAATTTATCGCCAATTTCAACCGATGTTTGCTGCTGGAATGCACCAGATGCGCCATATGCAGCAGTATGCCGCGACACCACAAGCAATTTTTATCGCTTTCGACGCCAGTAACATTGTGAGTGCCGAAGAGCGTGAGCAGAGAAACACCCTGATTATCCTCTTCGCCCTGGCGACGGTCTTGCTGGCAAGCGTGTTGTCATTCTTCTGGTATCGCCGCTATCTTCGCTCGCGCCAGCTGTTACAGGATGAAATGAAGCGCAAAGAGAAGCTGGTGGCGCTGGGACATCTGGCCGCAGGCGTCGCCCATGAAATCCGTAACCCGCTTTCCTCGATTAAAGGGCTGGCGAAATATTTTGCCGAACGCGCACCAGCAGGAGGAGAAGCGCATCAATTGGCGCAGGTGATGGCGAAAGAAGCCGACCGTTTAAACCGCGTGGTAAGCGAGCTGCTGGAGCTGGTTAAGCCAACGCATCTTGCTTTGAAGGCGGTGGATCTCAACACGCTGATTAACCACTCATTACAACTGGTAAGCCAGGATGCAAACAGTAGGGAGATCCAATTACGCTTTACCGCCAACGACGCATTGCCGGAGATACAGGCCGATCCGGACAGGCTGACTCAGGTCCTGTTGAATCTCTATCTCAATGCTATTCAGGCTATTGGTCAGCATGGCGTGATTAGCGTGACGGCCAGCGAAAGCAGCGCAGGCGTTAAAATAAGCGTAACCGACAGCGGTAAGGGAATTGCGGCGGATCAGCTTGAAGCCATCTTCACCCCGTACTTCACCACCAAAGCCGAAGGCACCGGACTGGGGCTGGCGGTTGTGCATAATATTGTTGAACAACACGGTGGTACAATTCAGGTCGTAAGCCAGGAGGGGAAAGGTGCAACGTTCACCCTCTGGCTTCCGGTCAATATTACGCGTAAGGACCCACAAGGATGA
- a CDS encoding DUF1481 domain-containing protein, protein MNSFNEGVVSPLLSFWRRSLMLAGALFLTACSHNSSLPPFTASGFAEDQGAVRIWRKDSGDNVHLLAVFSPWRSGDTTTREYRWQGDNLTLININVYSKPPVNIRARFDDRGDLSFMQRESDGEKQQLSNDQIDLYRYRADQIRQISDALRQGRVILRQGRWHAMEQTVTTCEGQTIKPDLDSQAIAHIERRQSRSSVDVSVAWLEAPEGSQLLLVANSDFCRWQPNEKTF, encoded by the coding sequence GTGAACAGTTTTAACGAAGGGGTGGTTTCACCCCTTTTGTCTTTCTGGCGTCGATCATTGATGCTGGCGGGCGCTCTGTTTCTCACTGCCTGTAGTCACAACTCTTCACTTCCTCCCTTTACCGCCAGTGGATTTGCTGAAGATCAGGGCGCGGTACGTATCTGGCGAAAAGACAGTGGCGATAATGTGCATCTGCTTGCTGTGTTTAGCCCGTGGCGCAGTGGCGATACCACGACACGAGAGTATCGCTGGCAGGGCGATAACCTCACGCTCATCAATATCAATGTTTACAGCAAACCGCCGGTGAATATTCGCGCGCGTTTTGACGATCGCGGCGATCTGAGCTTTATGCAGCGTGAATCCGACGGGGAAAAACAGCAGCTTTCTAACGACCAAATCGATTTATACCGTTATCGAGCTGATCAGATCCGCCAGATTAGCGATGCCTTACGGCAGGGGAGAGTGATTCTGCGCCAGGGGCGCTGGCATGCGATGGAACAGACCGTGACCACCTGCGAAGGGCAAACCATTAAACCTGATTTAGATTCGCAGGCGATAGCGCATATCGAGCGCCGCCAGAGCCGCTCTTCTGTTGATGTCAGCGTGGCATGGCTGGAAGCGCCCGAAGGTTCGCAATTACTGTTGGTGGCAAACTCTGATTTCTGTCGCTGGCAACCCAACGAGAAAACGTTCTGA
- the zraR gene encoding sigma-54-dependent response regulator transcription factor ZraR has protein sequence MTHDNIDILVVDDDISHCTILQALLRGWGYNVALANSGRQALEQVREQVFDLVLCDVRMAEMDGIATLKEIKALNPAIPVLIMTAYSSVETAVEALKTGALDYLIKPLDFDNLQATLEKALAHTHSVDAETPAVSASQFGMVGKSPAMQHLLSEIALVAPSEATVLIHGDSGTGKELVARAIHASSARSEKPLVTLNCAALNESLLESELFGHEKGAFTGADKRREGRFVEADGGTLFLDEIGDISPMMQVRLLRAIQEREVQRVGSNQTISVDVRLIAATHRDLAAEVNAGRFRQDLYYRLNVVAIEVPSLRQRREDIPLLAGHFLQRFAERNRKAVKGFTPQAMDLLIHYDWPGNIRELENAVERAVVLLTGEYISERELPLAIASTPIPLVQSQDIQPLVEVEKEVILAALEKTGGNKTEAARQLGITRKTLLAKLSR, from the coding sequence ATGACGCACGATAATATCGATATTCTGGTGGTGGATGATGACATTAGCCACTGCACTATCTTGCAGGCATTGCTGCGCGGCTGGGGCTATAACGTCGCGCTGGCGAACAGCGGGCGACAAGCGCTGGAGCAAGTGCGGGAACAGGTTTTTGATCTTGTGCTTTGTGATGTGCGAATGGCAGAGATGGATGGCATCGCCACGCTGAAAGAGATCAAAGCGTTAAATCCGGCAATTCCGGTACTGATTATGACCGCGTACTCCAGCGTCGAGACGGCGGTAGAGGCGTTGAAAACCGGGGCGCTGGATTATCTCATCAAGCCGCTGGATTTCGATAACCTGCAGGCAACCCTGGAAAAGGCGCTTGCGCATACGCACAGTGTTGATGCTGAAACGCCTGCGGTGTCTGCCAGCCAGTTCGGTATGGTCGGTAAAAGCCCGGCGATGCAGCACCTGCTCAGTGAAATCGCCCTTGTCGCGCCATCGGAAGCCACGGTGCTGATCCACGGCGATTCCGGCACCGGTAAAGAGCTGGTCGCCAGGGCGATTCACGCCAGTAGCGCACGTAGCGAAAAACCGCTGGTGACGCTCAACTGTGCGGCACTCAACGAATCCTTGCTGGAATCTGAATTGTTCGGTCACGAAAAAGGGGCGTTTACTGGAGCCGACAAACGGCGGGAAGGGCGCTTTGTGGAAGCAGACGGCGGCACGCTGTTTCTCGATGAAATTGGCGATATCTCACCGATGATGCAGGTTCGTCTACTGCGTGCGATTCAGGAGCGCGAAGTACAGCGTGTCGGTAGCAATCAGACTATCTCGGTTGATGTCCGGCTGATTGCGGCGACTCATCGCGATCTTGCCGCTGAGGTGAATGCCGGGCGTTTTCGCCAGGATCTCTACTATCGCCTGAATGTGGTGGCGATTGAAGTTCCGTCGCTGCGTCAGCGGCGGGAAGATATTCCTCTGCTGGCTGGCCATTTTCTTCAGCGCTTTGCCGAGCGTAATCGCAAGGCGGTAAAAGGTTTTACGCCCCAGGCGATGGATCTGCTGATTCACTACGATTGGCCGGGAAATATTCGTGAACTGGAAAACGCGGTGGAACGGGCGGTGGTACTGCTGACCGGGGAATATATTTCCGAACGCGAGCTGCCGCTGGCGATTGCCAGTACACCGATCCCGCTGGTACAAAGTCAGGATATTCAGCCGCTGGTGGAAGTCGAAAAAGAAGTGATTCTGGCGGCACTGGAGAAAACGGGCGGCAACAAAACCGAAGCCGCCCGTCAGTTAGGGATTACGCGCAAAACGCTATTGGCAAAACTGTCGCGTTAG